A region of the Penicillium psychrofluorescens genome assembly, chromosome: 6 genome:
CCGACAAAAAGCCCCGCTGCCTATTTGTCCAATACCCCTAGACCAACCAATGGACAGCGCAGAGATTCGGACCGGGTTAGTCCCGTACACCAggcggacgacgaggatatTGAActcgatgatgacgacgtCTACATGACTGAGCATCTTCCTGTACAGGAACCAGCTCGCCATGAGAGAGCTGGATCTTTGCCCCTGCCTCTTTCCACGCCTTCTCGGAAGCCAGTGGCTTCGGGTGCTCGAAGCACTGAGACGACTCCCCAGACAGCCGACAAGGCACGGAAGCACAAGTCGAACAGTTCGTCTATCTTGCCCAAGATCTCTCGCTGGTCCAAGACCACTGCTTCAACCTTCAGCGACAACTTCCGGAGCAGCATGCAGCCTGGCCGAAAGGAGCGCCCCTACTCGGAGGTGTCTCGCTCTGGGTCTGatctcgccgacgatgccTACAGGGCCGACCACTACGATCCTCGCGGCGACGACCGCATCCGGTCCACATACACTTTGGAGgacaaccagcagcaggagaacCGTCCCccatcgccgttggtgcCATCTCAAGTCTCCGAGGCTCCCAAATATCGTGCGCATCGAGGAAGCCTTGATCTCCTGCATCCTCAACCGCGACAGGGCCCCACCGGCCGATTCCAGACGCACCTGGAGTCGCAGGCTCAAACGTACGGATCTCCCGTGTCCCCGACCTCCGAACAGTGGGCAGGTTCAAACCCCATCCTGGCCGCAGTGCACCCCAATCAGAACCGCTACAGCGGTGTCAGCGGCGGCAGTCGACTCTCCCCTATTTCGGACACGGGCTATTCCGAGACGAGCTCCCGCGCCACAGGCCCGCCTCGACCCCCAAAGGTCAAAGATGAAGGACCTCTCATCCCCGAACGACCTCCCAAGATCCAAGAGGATAAGACAGATGCTTATGGAGGAGGAGACCGTATTACTTCACGGGTATGTATTCCTTGTCATGCCACTTCATTCATCCACATTCGCGGCTTTCAAGACTAATATTCACGCCATTAGAGCTCCGCCATGCGCCCCGCGTCCAAGCAaacaacaaccccaacccgCAAACCAACGGGTCCTCGCCCCCTAAACTCCAGCGGCACGTACAGCCCAAGCAATATCAAGCGCACGCGCTACCGAGGCAGTCCGACGCAGATCGACTATGAGGACGACTATTGAAAACACACCGCGTTGTGATCGAAAATAACCTGGAGTGGTTtatcttctctctctttctttctacctTTCTAGCGAATTTTTGTTTCTTACGACAGTGATGACCCTACATCTTCGTGTTTTAGCCCTTGCCTTGCCGTCTTGCCGTCCCTTTTTCTGAGTGCAATAATTTTCTGTGAATAGGCATGGGGATGAGCGGGTGATCTATGTTATGTATCTTGTCTGGTGTCTATCTTTTTTCGTCGGTGACATATTTGAGAAGTCTCTTGATGGTACTTCTTCGGTGCAGACTTTGTTGTGTAGATAGAGACCTCAAGAAGTTGTTGATAGTGGGCTCCCCGACGCAAACCATTTAGCTCTGATCTATGCAGCACCATTTACTCTACCTGGTCAATGCATCTAAACTATGTCTTTAAAAGAGTGTATCCACAATTCCCATCATGAGTAAAGCATAGCTCTTCAACGCCAACGCCTAGTCTACAAAGTGacactcttcctcctccaccaatGATCCGCAGAACTACAAAACTCCACAAAACCACCCCGAATAACCATACCATCCTGCTAATCCCCTCCCAAAGAGCCACCTCACGTTACATATCAGAAAACGGCCGCACAGAAGTAACCCCCTTCCCACGAACAGAATACGGCACCGCAAAATCCCCCGTCTCACTAACAGGGAACTTGCCCGGATAGCTATCCACCGAGCGATACTTAGACGAGCGCTTCACCTGCAACATCGACGAATCGTCACTCGCACTAACCCACGACGACATGGACGGACGGCCGGGGTCACTGTGGAACGTGCGCAGTGACGAGCCGGGGGACTCGCGCGGCGGCGGTGTTTCCGGGTCGTGGTCtgagaagagatggaagacgGGTCCGCATTCGCAGTTGCCGCCTTCGGCTTGTTGCAGGATTGAGGCCATGCTTGGGGGTGGCGGCAGTGGAGTTGGCCAATGTATatcctcttctttctgctgATGAGGCGCCGGAGTGACCACGACTGAAGGTCTGGACAGGCGAGGCGAAGACATGTATTTCCGGACAGTGGCGTAGAAAGAACCATTCTTTGgttgttctccttctcccggagatggaggagtaCTGGCATCGAGGCGGAAAGTGTGATTGTTCTCTGTTAAAACGGAACGCTCCGCCGCTGCCTCGGGATAGCACTGCGGCAGACGAGTACTGCTGTGCGAGACGCTGGACAGAGCGCTGGACGGGGTTTGTAGGAATATGGTATTATTGCTGGGAAAGCGGCCTCCATGGCTGACTGGGATTACTGGACCGGGGTAATCCTCGTGCAGTTGGCCTGTTGCCACGAGGACGGCGCGGCAGGCTGACGCTGGGACGATGTCTAGACAGAGTTTAATGATATTGTTCTCTGTGTGGACAATGGATCGTTTGAGCGGCTGTCCTGACTGAGTGTAGTCGCCGATATGCTGGGCGAGGTATGAGAGGCCGCGCAGGAGATGGAGGTATAGAAGGGTGCCGATGAGGGAGACGGATTCGGAGAAGGTTACCGTGACCGAGTCGGGAAGAAAATGGAAGGGCCGGTCTGTCATGTTGGCGTgtgagcgagagagagagacaaagaGACAAAGAGGTGTTGTCGAGTGGAAGTAGATCGACCAACACTAAACCAATTGCCCAAACGAGGAAGGCGCGAACTCCACTTGACTTACTTTACCTCAACTTCATCCGCACTTCCTCCACGCAGTACGACTAAGGGTCGACCACAACCCCCCGtctatctatctatatatTCCTCTAGGTATATTCATTCATGCGGCCATCTCTTTCACCCCTAAGATCCATCCCCTCGTCTATCATGGCCTCGGCAGCGGAATGCTCCCATCTCCGCCCGCGGAGGTTCGCGCCCCTCGATCCCGCGCGCGCATCCgatgcgccgccgctgaAGGGGATTGTGTTTGATGTAGATGGTACTCTGTGGTAAGTCTTTCTCTTTGGGGATTGTTTGGTATCGTCGCGCTCGGAATCAGATGCTGGGTTCACCATCGGTGGTCAACCAGCTGCCACCTCTTACTTTGGTAGTGGTTATGCGCTATatctatctttctctctaTATACCACTCCAAGAACCCTGGACTAACATAAATAAAAGCCTTCCCCAAAATCATATGTTCGCTGAAATGAGGTAAGTCTATACAATTCCTCCGCTTCCATGACATGGGTCTGAATGATCCCCGAATGGAAACACTCAAAAAATATCTTATTAACCCTCTTCTAGATCCGCCCTGGGCATTGACCGCTCAATCGACATCCTCCAACACATCCGCGACATTCCAACCACAGAAGAGCGCGCCGCAGCCGTCGCAAAAATCCAAGCCGTCGAGCGGCGCGCCATGCTAGagcagcagcctcagccCGGTCTTGTGCGGCTAATGGAATATCTACAGTCGCGTGGACTGAAGCGGGCACTGTGCACCCGGAATTTCGAGTATGCATTCATTCAGCATATGAGACTGTCGGCGAATATCAATTGACATTTAACCTTAGAGCACCTGTGATGCATTTAATCCAAAGCCAACTCCCGAGTCATACCTTCCTCCCGATCATCACTCGCGACACGCCTGACATTATCCCCAAGCCTGATCCTGCGGGTATTCTGCACATCGCGCAGGGATGGGGTCTTTCAAATCGAGCCGAGAATTTGATTATGGTGAGTATTTCGTTTTCTATCACTTCCTCCCAATTCCTGTCAGGATAGACGCAGCTGACTGACTACGTGCTTCCTGGTATGTAGGTTGGAGACAGCATCGATGATATGACGGCCGGTCACACTGCCGGCGCGGCAACGGTGTTGCTGTTAAATGAACACAACGTGCACCTGCAAGAGCATGCGCATACCGATCTCTGTATCAGTCGCCTGGATGATTTGGTTGATATCCTTGAACGCGGATTTGTGGGCGTGAGGGGAGAGATGTGCCTGGAGGGCAATAAAATCGATGTCACTAAGATTGGATCGCGTGTATAGAATTGAACGGAATTGCATGTCACTGCATTTATTAGATGAATGAAATTGACCATGAGTTTATTTTTGCTCTAGACTTAATCAGTGGTGTATTGCaagtctttttctttttggggATCATGGAATCATGGAATCATGGAAGAGGTATTGTACAGTAGCGTAGACACGCACGTTAGAGCCCCAATAATAATCTACAATTGGTAATTCAAGAGGTCTTGTCTTGTCAATGCACCAACGTCAAAGGAATCTATCAGCACCATCATTTTCCTCTCCGTCCTctgccaccaccaccacctccccgtGGAGGCCCACGACCACGACCTCCCCctctgggtggtggaggaccaccgccgccaaaGTTGCGATTATTGAAACCAACGTTTCCAATACGAATGTTCCCACGGCCTCTTCCGCGCGGCCCAGTAGGCGGCGGGCGTCGATCTGAGCGGAACATGTCTTCGTCGCTGTCTGGTGACAGAGAGCGTGGacggccaccgccgccgcgtccACGGGGCCCCATGCCGCGCGGACCCCTGCCGATAGGACCACCTCGCTGGGGGACAGGGTGGGAGTTAAGATTGGTGATTGAGTTGGGGTCGATGCCCGCGAGGGTAAATGAGGATGTCGAGATTGGTCGGGAGAGAGATGGGCAGTCGCCAATGAGGTGTTTCGAGCTGGCGCAGTGGGCGCAGGAGAGGGAGACCGAGAcggtgttggaggagaggTCGAGGGAGGGGAACTTCCATAGGTAATCACACTGCAGTTCCAGGTGGGTAGACGAGCCACACAGGTCACAGGGGATCTCTGCGGCGGAGCTTTTCAGGGCTGACGAGCACTGATTTTCGTCGTGGCCGCGTTCGCGACACCGTTGGCATCTGCGCCATGTGGGACATGATGAGCTTTGGTGCTGGTTCCAGAGACCACAATGGACACACTTATCGCTTGTTAGTCTATCGTCCTTGCGCATATGGGGACAGAATAATCCCTACCTCTTTGGTGGGACACACTTCGGCCAGATGGCCCTCTCGCAGACATTCGATACAGGTGATGGGCAGGTTCAAATCGATATCGTGGATGTCCCGATCGAAAAACAGATACTTGGCGTGGAGCTCCAGGTCTGCCTTGTCCAAGTCCATCAGAGTACTTGGCACAGTAGTATACTTGCGCGAAAGGAGCTGGAACGCTTCTTCCTTTGACCGAGGTGTTGCGTCCGTAGAATCAATACCCAGCGCCGGCGCAGAGGGCTTCCCATTGGGATGTCCTCGACCGAGAACTAGAGGTTGGAGGGAATCCATGGCCCCGTCTGTGGAATCTAGTGGCTCGGTATTCAGCATGATGGAATCATCAGCTTCCGGGTCCGAGGAGACTGAGTCGGAAGAATCGCTATCAGggtcgatctcgccatcttccAACTCGCCATTTTTTTGGGGTTGGTCTTTCATCTCTGTGTCTTTCCCTGCTGACGAAACAGAGGTACTGCGAGTGCCCCAGTACGCGCCATTCACTGTATTGAATTGATCCGTCGATCCACTCTTGTCATTGTCCGGCTGAGCCTTCCGCTTGCCCAGACTTGTCCGCACGGCACTTTTTCTCCCCTGGTTCCAGCTAATAGCCGGAGCGGTATTTCCAGCATGGGGGTTTTCAGGTGTTTGggcatcgtcgtcttcatcgtcgtcgtcatcgctCGAATCCGAGCTAGATCcggagctggaggtgatATCGGGATCGATCGCCAGGGAATTGGCACTGAATGCCGCACCCCGAGGAACAAAGTCGGCTACCTCGCGGTCTCCCTCGCGGCCATTTCtgcgctgcttcttggcgGGACGGAGGCTGTCGTGCGATCCATGGCGCGATGAGACCGCAGACTGGGGGTTCGAGCGGGCACGCTGTACACCTACCGCGGCTGTTCGCGAGTCAGCGTCTTCGTCGGACAGGTCGGGcatcggcggtggtggtggggagcGTAATGGGAAAAATGAAGAACCGCCGAGATTCCTCAGCGATAACCAAAATTTACGGGGCGGCACGCCGGCCACAACGGCAGAAGTGCTGGAAATACTACCTAGGGTCGCAATTCTGCGAAATCAATAAATATTGAAATACAAAACACTAAAGAAGAACATTGGAAACTACCTAGAGAATCCTATAGAATAGAAATGTCACTATAACGCTATCCATCGTGTGGAATCAGACACTGTCCGATTCCTAGAGCACGTGCTTTGGGGCCTCATTCATCCTCATTCTTCATCATTttcatcttcttttctcctgtATCGTGTCCAGGAGATAaacaatcttcttctttcctctcccgGTTCTAATAATATCTTCTTTGTTGGGCTCTCTCCCGGCCAGACCCTACCGTGACCGCCCCGGctctcggcctcctctcCAGTCAGCCAACCTCATCGTCCTAGCGCTCctttcctctccttccccccGACCTTTTCCTCCCCCCAATACCCCTCCTCTCAAAATCAGTCACGCTGGCTTCCGAAAATTCCACCAAGGTGTCTTCCCTGCTGGTACCCCGTGCCATCTCCTTCCCACCGGAGGTTGGCACTGGCCAGCAGCGGTTGAGCCCGAACTCCAACATGTCCCAATCCAAGCAGGGCCGGCGGCGAcgctccagcagcatcatTTACCAGGAACCTCCCGAGTCCATCGAACACACCAGCGACCAGGCCGCCTTGCCCAATCTGAATGCGAATTGGGTGAATGCCAAGGGTGAGTGATGCGCCGCATCGGTTGAGCTGGATGACCTGGCCATCCGGCGAAGCACCACGGAAAAACGACCGAATGCTAACCCGGACTTTCGTACAGGGGCCTGGACCATCCATTTCGTTCTCATCGCCGCCCTCAAGATCTTTTACGATATCATGCCAGGTGTCTCCCAGGAGACCTCGTGGACCCTCACCAACATCAGCTACATGTTCGGCTCATTTCTCATGTTCCACTGGGTGCGGGGCATTCCCTTCGAATTCAACGCCGGCGCCTACGATAATCTCAATATGTGGGAGCAGATCGATAATGGCGACCAGTACACGCCCGCCAAGAAGTTCTTGCTCTGCGTGcccatcgtcctcttcctcctcagcaCCCACTACACCCACTACGACCTGACCTACTTCACCATCAACTTCCTAGCCACGCTGGGGGTTGTGATCCCGAAACTACCTTTCGTGCGtgctctttcttttctgtccGAATGGCGTACAATTTGCTAACATGCTGGCTTGCAGTCCCATCGGTTGCGAATAGGTTTATTTTCCGACATACCGGAGGAGTCATAGTTGTTGTTGTAACCTTCTTTGTGTCaattgtttctttcttttttgtctGGCCCTCCACGTTGGTGTCTCTCGGTTTTTTTGTTCCTTGAGCGCGCTCGGCTTTCCTTCTATCCTTGTCTCCGCAAGACCGAGGGAAccaaaaaaaacccccctTGCATTGTGAAACCGGTGGAGTCGCAGCAATAATGGATGCGTGATGGCACTGATACGCCTCTCCAAAGAACCGGTCCTTTAAGCTCTGTCCATCCGCTCCCTGTCTAGATCTCTCAATATTCAAGCCTTGCATTTGttattcttctcttcgctCTTTCGGGGGCTTTACCCAGTATCTGCCCTTTTACTCTGTAGCTTCCAAGAACTATGGCTGGTACCGTCAGCTCTGTATTATTTGGCTGCCGCGTGTCTTTTGTTTTGGGGTTTGGCTTCCTTACCGAGCGGGTCCCATTGCATCATCGCGCGAGATCGAACGTTACCATCTCGTCTTGGCCCTTATGCATCTATTGAGACGAAGCATGTACATAGTGAATAGGGCTGAACTGCTAGCAAATCTCGACCTGCTTCTAGAATAAAGTGCTTTTGCTGGATGTTACTGAGTATATAGTCGACGTATACATAACTACTTCGGACCACGAACACCCGAAGCTAAAAATAGAGATGAAAGAGTCTACGACACCTGTCTCAGTATATATCCAGCTTACAGAAAATATGAAAATTTGCGACATGCCTGAGTAATGTACAGCACGTGCTCCGGCCATGGACTTCTGCGAACCGCTATATCAACTGTTGTCGTGACACCGTCAACTTAATAGACGGATCAGCTCCTTGTCGGTCGGTACCTTATAGCAACTCAAGATACTTGGCAATTGACACTTGAGTTGTATCCAGATAGTGCAGCTTGCCTAATGGCCAAGGGCAGACACTGAAGCTCTTCTAGCAACTGAGATGTCCCCGATTTGTCGCAAAGCTGGTCTTTCTGATTCAGCCACATTTCAAAGACTTCAGTTTCCTCTTTCGAGTTCATTTCGTTCACCTCAATCATATTGCCATCTGCGATTGGACCCGCGACATCCCGGGAACGGGTGGTAAACAGAGTCACGCCATTCTCGCTTGCTGGGAAAAACTGGCTAAGGCCGTCTGGAAAAGCTGAAGTTCCAAAAAGCAGACCCGCATCGTCCGCATTGTCCACAATAAGAAGCCACGGCGCGGTCGAATCCGAGCTGAGATGTCGCTGAACTGACTCTACGGGACTCTCCTCATTTGAGCTTTTGTGGATACCGAGCTTCTTAGCGATTTCGGTGCATCCTTGTTCAAACCTTCCGTAACTGAGCGCCGACACCCAAAATAAGGAACGGCACGGTTGGTGCTTTTTCACCCAGCATGCAAGCTGAAGAGCAATCTGGGTTCTGCCAACACCCCCCAGTTCAAAAATCGCTACTTTTTGGCTCTCTTTCTGCGTAAAGAGCTTTTGTTTAAGCTTTCTGAGTGTCTCTTTCCGCCCGGCAAAGCGATTATTCTGAATATAGGGAATGACCTGCCACGTTGGTTGATGAGCATGTTCTTTGGGTTCTGCTTGATTGAGTGCCTGTGCTGTATTTATGT
Encoded here:
- a CDS encoding uncharacterized protein (ID:PFLUO_008797-T1.cds;~source:funannotate), translating into MTDRPFHFLPDSVTVTFSESVSLIGTLLYLHLLRGLSYLAQHIGDYTQSGQPLKRSIVHTENNIIKLCLDIVPASACRAVLVATGQLHEDYPGPVIPVSHGGRFPSNNTIFLQTPSSALSSVSHSSTRLPQCYPEAAAERSVLTENNHTFRLDASTPPSPGEGEQPKNGSFYATVRKYMSSPRLSRPSVVVTPAPHQQKEEDIHWPTPLPPPPSMASILQQAEGGNCECGPVFHLFSDHDPETPPPRESPGSSLRTFHSDPGRPSMSSWVSASDDSSMLQVKRSSKYRSVDSYPGKFPVSETGDFAVPYSVRGKGVTSVRPFSDM
- a CDS encoding uncharacterized protein (ID:PFLUO_008798-T1.cds;~source:funannotate) gives rise to the protein MFAEMRSALGIDRSIDILQHIRDIPTTEERAAAVAKIQAVERRAMLEQQPQPGLVRLMEYLQSRGLKRALCTRNFEAPVMHLIQSQLPSHTFLPIITRDTPDIIPKPDPAGILHIAQGWGLSNRAENLIMVGDSIDDMTAGHTAGAATVLLLNEHNVHLQEHAHTDLCISRLDDLVDILERGFVGVRGEMCLEGNKIDVTKIGSRV
- a CDS encoding uncharacterized protein (ID:PFLUO_008799-T1.cds;~source:funannotate) — encoded protein: MPDLSDEDADSRTAAVGVQRARSNPQSAVSSRHGSHDSLRPAKKQRRNGREGDREVADFVPRGAAFSANSLAIDPDITSSSGSSSDSSDDDDDEDDDAQTPENPHAGNTAPAISWNQGRKSAVRTSLGKRKAQPDNDKSGSTDQFNTVNGAYWGTRSTSVSSAGKDTEMKDQPQKNGELEDGEIDPDSDSSDSVSSDPEADDSIMLNTEPLDSTDGAMDSLQPLVLGRGHPNGKPSAPALGIDSTDATPRSKEEAFQLLSRKYTTVPSTLMDLDKADLELHAKYLFFDRDIHDIDLNLPITCIECLREGHLAEVCPTKEVGIILSPYAQGR
- a CDS encoding uncharacterized protein (ID:PFLUO_008800-T1.cds;~source:funannotate), which encodes MSQSKQGRRRRSSSIIYQEPPESIEHTSDQAALPNLNANWVNAKGAWTIHFVLIAALKIFYDIMPGVSQETSWTLTNISYMFGSFLMFHWVRGIPFEFNAGAYDNLNMWEQIDNGDQYTPAKKFLLCVPIVLFLLSTHYTHYDLTYFTINFLATLGVVIPKLPFSHRLRIGLFSDIPEES